The Sabethes cyaneus chromosome 1, idSabCyanKW18_F2, whole genome shotgun sequence DNA segment atcgtgaggagatggaactattccgggctaatgacacgcgcaagatttacgagaaagtgaaccaaactaaTAAGGGCTAAACACtcaaacctgacatgtgtagggacgaggcaggggatctaatcacaaacgagcgcaaggtggtcgataggtggaagcagttcttcgatgagcatctcaacggcgatatagcaataggaaacgcaacggaaattaacctcggagtgcctacgaacgacaactgcgtgccggctcccgatctagAAAAGATCCgggagaaattcgtcagctgaagaataaaactaccggtctgattagcgttttgtacatcgtcagctttgtgcggcgtattgtccttgatcgaagcgtcttgcggagggaaaagtaggctcgatgcttgagtgccagaagctatgcaGTCTTTGAATAAGTATTAAATAggactggtaccgaatggccgaaacacaaatggccgaatttcaacaacagttacAGAAGGtcgaatcatgaaaggccgaatcacaataggccgaatcacgaaaggctaatttttttcggaatgttagaataactattcaataaaaaaacatgaattggcaaaCAGTTAACCAattactttaatcaaacaaagaacaaaataagcaacacaactatttactatagggtaaagatgattgaaagttctttcttcccctaagcgcaaatgcgAGGTCTATTTACCGtatcagtagcaaatgttttccAGAAGATTGCGGGAgtgacggccacaggccgcgagtgtacgCCGGAGACCCACCGCCGAGAGGcgccactactatttaggtgcatgcattttccttggTTTACTGACtggtagggattatcccttagttaactCCGAACGATtctgccatttgttatttcggccattcgtaggtaatccattAAATATATTCTCAAACCaatggttttctgcataataacttggcccccctccagaggcgagtgaaccaacctcttaggtttaaaacttctcaaataaaaaaatggctttaccccccccccccccttttttttgtcatttttttaggCTTTTTTTAGGCATTTGATTGGCACTTTATCGTGGATTTCGCACAAGTCTCTTTTCGAACCATCTCAGGGGACGTTGCAGGCGTTGACGATCTTCACGACGTTTAGCGATAGTATCAGTGTCATTATAACGAGTTATAGTACGGTAAAGTATAAACTATTAACTATATTATAAAGCTGTCAGTGTGACATTACGCACTTCGAGTGCCAGACCCTGTAAATTGTCTTGTTTCCTGAAATTGCCAGTCTTCGGAAGTTTTCTGTCTTCTAAAGCATTCTGTCCTCTCCCGTAGTTTGTAAATTCGCCTAAAACTAGCACTCTATAGTACACTAATCCTCCCATTGGCCATTtatggacatgaatcatggacgctgaagAGAGCTAATCAACGAgtacttggggtttttgagcataAAATCCATGCTTTTGAGTATAGATGGCATGCTTGGAGGCAAATAGAAATTGGAGTGTGGCACGCACGCATTAACCATCCGCTGTATCAACTAATATAGTAAAGGTGATACAGCCTGCGATGGGCCGGGCACGTGGCCAGTATGCCAGAccaaagagtagccaaaactattttcagcagaaaaccAGGAAGATGCCGTAGATTTCAgagcagaccccgcacccaatGGATatgcgctgtcgaggacgatgcacgtccatctggtgttcgaggggattggagaatgGCGGCCCAGGACCAACATGAAACAGGGACAGAATAGTACTAACCATTGTGGATCGGGTTTGACGGATTGCTAAATTGCTGTCCTTTGCAGAGAATTTAACAAACAGCATGAATTTCTATAGAAATACATAATTTCTAGAAAATACTATATTTACATAAGTAATACCAAATTAAAAACACTACCGGAATAAGACGGAAAAAGTCGTCtaagaatcgaaaaaaaatcaattcaacttaCTTACGGTAAAGTAATAAAACTAATTATAACAAAGATTCaaaccgaaaatgaacaatACAAATGCAGCGATCAGGCTACGACTCAGTCATCGATCGCACAAACCAGCAGCAATACAAAACGAGAAACATGCACTAACATCTGCTGCATTTCCGGTGAATTATCATGAAAACGgatcatgcaaataaaacacacCAGGCAGCGTGAAACAACGAAACTTACTAAAGTCCAAATAATCATCAAACGATTGCAGATTGTTGGGAAAAGTGATGCCGGTGGACACGGTCAGTGTGGCAGCGCCAGAACCACCGTGCACCGCCGAGGTGTTAGTAGCGGTGGATGTTGTAGTTATTGTTGTTATAGGTTGTGACAGGGTAGAACGACACACGGGACAACGAGTGGCGTCATCAGCATTTACAGTGGTTGTAGGAGCAGTGGTAGCGGTAGTGTCGGTAGTAGTAACAGCACAAGGCAACACGGACATTGGTTCGAATGGTGTTTGCGGGTTAGTGCAGAAAAGGTTGATGTCGTCCAGTAGGAATCCACCGCCGTCAGGGTTAGGATTAGTTGCGTAGcgtgtgttgttgttgttgatgttgttgcGTTTGTTGTTAGCCACAATCGATGTTGTTGTAGATGGTAACGATTTGGTTGCAGTTGTTAATGGTGAGGTTAATGGCGTAGTTGACGATGGTGGTAACGTTAGCACAACATTAGCGTTACATGAGGAGGAGGAGGaatcaatatttattttatcttttaGATTAGCCATCACCTCTAGTTGTTCTAGGTCCAATAATAATGTGTGTGCGTGTGATGCTGGGATATTTTGCAGTATTTGATACtcgttttaattaaaattactcAAACAGATTTAGAGGATATCAAAGAATATGCGAATTGATGGCGGAGAGGGCTATGATTTGAGATTTGCTAGTGAACATATCACAAATCCAACTAGTGAACTAAGCACACTTGTGTGAGGTTGTTGGCTTTCGACACGCACAGCCCTCTAAGGGTGCTCTATCTATACTAATTGTACTTTGTGTTGATTCATATTGCACTGACTCTATTCTCTAGTGGgatttgcaataatttttacTTGAAACAATTTGGACAAACTCAATCATCTAAAGATGTCAAACGCCCCAAGAATTCAGAACCATTTCTGCTGTCATAGCATACTTCTAAATTTGCGGAGAGGGCAATAAAGATGCTGAAGTAGAGAATTCAGCAGTTCTACGCATTTCACAGAATAGTTCTGTTCCCTTGAAACGAATGACTTGTTCGCAATTTAAACCAACAGAAGCAAGAAGAAAATCCGTTTCCAATGTAAAACGAATAATAAAATGATCGGTGAAATAGTGAGCGTGGAAAAAACTGACATAATGAAAGATACTATGTGACACTTACCATCGAGCGGGTTCACTAAGCCGGAACTGTTCCAATCGAACTGCACAGCCGGAACGCTTCCAATACCAGGGCCGGTGGGAGGCTGCGTAAAAGAATCTAACCCAAGGGTGTGATATTTTGTTCCTATCTCCTGTCGGTTTGCTCCACTAGCGCTAACAGTAGTGGAGCTGCTGGCACCCACAGTTACAGTAGGCCCATAGCTGATCGATGCAGGTTTCATAGGCTCCAATGGACTAAAGCTAAGATTAGCAGCAAACCGAGGCATAGAGCTATTCCACTTTGGACCGAAAAGctataatatcaaaattgataacattttaattgaaaaaaaaaattctgctacTATGACTTACAATATTCCTAGAATCGATGCCGAGCGCTTGCACCAACGATTTACTGCTCTCGGAAGAGCTATACTGATAGCTTAGGGCCTTTGTCGAATCTACATCCTCTAAATCGTGGTAAAGTTTATTCTGAAGCAGTTCGCTTCCCATCGATTTCTGACCGGTATCGCTTGGCGTTTCTAGCATTGGAAACATCCCGCTAATAATGTTCTGAATACTCTCCGGCGAAAAGAGCGCCGATCGAGCTTCGACTGCCGTGACTGTCGCCGGTGTCGACGAAACTTCCGATTGTTTGAAGTCACTGAAGTCACCGAAATCATCGCTCTCCTCTTTATCTTCTTCTTTGAGGGCTGCTTCCACCGATTTCGCAGCTGTACTTGTTGACGCAAAACTTGTGAATCCTTGGAAATCGTCAAAATCATCCTGCGATAAGTTATCCTCGTTTGCAGTATCGAGAGTTGTTTTTTCTTCCAATTCGCCAGGACCGAACCGTGTGGGTGCGTCCTTGACGACACTGTCAGCCGCCTCATCACCGCAAGTTGCGGGGAACGAAACCGGGAAGGAGTCAAACTTGCTAAAATCGGCATCAAACGTAGCAAAATCGGTTTTGCTCTGCGATACGAAATTGCTATCTGCCGAAGGCGTCGATTCCAGCTGGGCAAAGTCATCATCGAAGGATACGTCGTTTGCCGTTGGTATTTCCAAAACAGCGGAACGCTCGTTCGATGCTGTAGTGAAATCAGTGAAGTCATTCTCGGTATTGTCGTCAAACCTATAACACTGATCTTCCGCAATGACCGGTGCAACAGCGGCTTCCACTATTGGTTCCTGCTCAGTATCAGCCACTCCTGGTTCCTGAGGGGATAGGTTTTGTTCACTGATCTCGTTTTCCGACAGATACACGGGAGTTGTCGATTTGGACACTTCTGTGTCGAGGTGAAGGGATGGAATGCTTAAATTATCTTCTGATTCCTGTGGGACAAACGTCTTTTTTCGATCTTCCTCGTTTATGTGATACGCAAAGTCCTGAAATTCGTCCTCACTCGGTAAATCGTTCTCCGAGTAAACATGCTGAGAAAGAATTAATGACGGTGGACTTTCAATTCGTACTGGTTCGTCTTCTTTCTCCGGTGCTATGTCTTGGGTCGCGGACAGTGAACTAACGGACGCCGTCTCACTATTTTTCTGTACCGGTGGCTTTTTTACAGGAGAATTCTCCTTGTCTGACTCAGGAAATGGTGACAACACAGGCGTAGGAAGATTAGGCGTGTTTGCTCCGGGAATCGTGGCAAAATCGTCGAAATCGTCTTCTTCCGGATCAGGTAGATCGTCCACGTCGTCTTCATCTCCGAAATCCATCGGAGGTGGAGTGTGGCAAAATAACGGAGGAATTTGGCTAGACATCTTGCCGTGACCTTGAACGCTTTATATGAACCGACTGGAATATGAATCACCTGGCGATAAGCTCTGAAGACACTAAGAAAATCCTTCATAAAATTAAATCATATCTGgtataaacgaaaaaatacctATTCAAATTGTTTCAACTTTTCTAAATTATGACGTTTCAAGCCTTGCACACCATCAATTTTGCTCTTTACTTTGCCAACCAGCCAATCGATAGTGATGGGGATGCGAAACACTAATTTTCCATATCCAGCAGGGAAAGCACTTATTCAACACAGCGATTAGTTAAGTTGTTGCAATGCACTTCAATTTTTCCAGAACACAAGAACACAGCGCTTATAGCGTTTATTCGGTTCACTCGGAAACTAGCAATTAAAGTGCCGTTCCAGGTGAATAGAacctgataaaaaaaactactccCTGCTGTTGTAGCGCAACACACCTgtgtgtttttcctttttcttcattaCTGCTGCTAAAGGCAAGCAGAGTTGCCAAATCTGAGAATAACGTTTGAAAGTTTTCGAACAGATTCTTGCCTGAGCAATTATGCAATTCACAGTAAGGACAATTGTGCATCAGTTTGCATGGAATTAAAAAGAAGTTTGCAGAACAATTTGCAGACTTTATAGCAAAATCCTCGAATATCTTGTTTGTTATTTTTACGGTTTTCTCTTTGGATTTTAAATTATTGTGAACCATCCGTTTAATCAAATATACATCTGGCATCCCCGATGAAAAGTAATTCCGATGCAACACACGCACACTCATCACGTTTGCTTTGCCATTCGTGACAAGCGTGATGCAAACGCTGCAAACGTCAACCACGTGATAATCAAACTGTAATGCAGGCAACTCTGCGGGAAGGCCTTTTCTGCTGCAATCCTTACGATGGTTCAATTTAAATTGAATAAtttaataaattaatttttagaGGGCACCTTATCCATCGTTGGAACCGAGTAAATCTATtgtttaaataaacaaataagaaATTATCACATACAATATAGAATTTCGGTTGCacaattttgttttgattaaagtgACCAGAATATTTCTAGTTCAATGAATGTCACATTGCTTTCTCTGAGCGTTTTAACCTTTCGTTATTCGCGCCAACTTAAAATCAAATGCATGCTAAAACCGCTAAAACAGAAGATTATTTACTCGAACTAAAACAGAAGAGAATTTACTCGAAAAGTAAccccacttggtgaaaaacttatgaaaactTTGTCCACCGATTGAAAGATCTCCGTCTGCGGATCAGCCTTGCTGAAATCAGTAATTTACTTTATTGCCAGAATCTCGAgatcaggcttgttatttcctcactcattgtgcaaaaagtgcaactttttttgttcgacacaatgagcagaactgctttcagaaatgagaaataaatccacacaatgagaaacagactaaacataatgagaaaaactgacgcgcagaaaaacttcttaatgcgctctttaaatgagcaactttcggttttgctcccgcgGTAGTATTTGCAGGCACTAGGAGGCGGTTTTGCGGTAGTATTTGCAGGTACtaggagagatttccatcgtatacctggcaaaagttggaaAACTACGGCCGGCCgatcacgtcgcaaggatgccggacgactgtgcagtgaaatccgctcTTTTCAaaaacctcaccggcaccaggaatagaaaagcccaacgtgctagatggctcggccaggttgaagccgacttgcgtgtgtcgagacgctcaacgaattggcgacgagtagcccaggatcgagtacagCAGAGAGGAATTCTTGCTACGGTAAAAACCACCTCGGCtttctgctggtagaagtaagaaaCTAAAATCAAtagaaaagtaaacaaaaaaattaaggcTGTACATCCAAATGGGATATACAAGAAATTGCCGTAAGACTATCTATTATTCGCCATACCGATCGGAcccggatccgatcagaaatttcGCTTCGATCAAAGTACAACGTAGGTATGCTATGACACACATCGATCAGGATGTTTCTGATCGGAATGTAGATTCGGGATTATTATTTGACCTGTTTAACAATGTTCATATTTCTTCGATCATTATTTAAAATTAGCAAGATGCGTTTTACTTTTAACTCAATTTTCCTTCCAGCAATATTTCATCCAAAAAAGTCTTCCGGTTTAAGGATACAATCGTATATCCAACACCAAAACCTGGTTCAAtgtaaaaatggaaaaacttgGTAACAAGGTAAGGACTCATTTTTAAGTTGTAATATCATTGTTATAGTAGCAATACTTATCAATAGAATAGAGACTTCAAATGAGTTTCAATTGAAAGCCatatattttttaatatataaaaaataaacatatcACGCAAAAAACATGCCAGCACATTAGGAGTTCTCGGATTCCTTAAATCTGTAATTGAATAAGATTGTAATTAAAGATAGAAATCTAAcaagcaaatcaaaaaaaaCTAACTTGCATTTGGTACACGTGAAGAAAACTGTCTGCCCCTCATCGGCCGAGCGCAGTTGCAACGTCGCATAGGACATCTGGCCGTTAGCACAATTGGGACATCGCCGAGACACAATCGGACCGTCCGCGTCTTCGTCGGCGGCTGTATCCTGTTTGCTTGACTTTTTATTTTCGTAAGAGTTAAAACGGATGGTATATTCCATATTCATGGAACCAAACACTGAAACGGCATTTGATTACATGCTAGTCTCCCGCCGGAAGTCATATATTTACCTGCTTCGTTATAGCTTTTGTGACAGCTGTAGCAAGTCACGTTTCCAGTCATCCGTAGCAGTGGTAATATTGATCCACATTCTGGACAAAAGCCAGGCGTATATGATCCTTCCATTTCgaactataaataatttttttaaattatgtccAGAGCAAGACTGATTGAAATAATTTCGATTTTATTCAGCGGTGAAACTTTGACAATTCTGCCTAACGAAACGACTCTTCAAGTTCTTCCTTAGTCCTCATtcactaaaaataaaaacaaatctgCGAGAAAGCCTTTTCAAGTTTTCAAAATGTGGCTGCATACTTGACTGCATGCGAGCTGTACTTATTAAAAACATTGAAATTAGAGACTGTCAGAGTAACAAAGATGCGGGATCTTTTCAAACAAGTTTTCAAAGTATCGTAATTTAGGGTTCCACCGAgttccacccaagtaacaatttcaaacgcttttatagccaGGGCCaacgacaacgtcaccttcaattgcatagcgtcactaaacaatgaagcagtgaagcttcggttccAACAGAAGTAGCacagcttcagtttcaaactggcttcacccaacaaacatttttgtttaagagtagtTTATTtaactattgtatagctaaatCCATTGGAACAAGCGCCTGATAAGctgcaataaaacaaaattctcgcgtcacttttgatttcgtccaatgtaacaattccaccatattgagaaaaacgagatcgaagttcttcgaattgaacattaaattgtttcaaaatgaaataattttcagtcatttactcaacgtggttgatgaataataacattcaatatttaacggagattttaaaaatctaattaaaactaagcagttttggtttattatggaaaaagttacattggactgtttaccatctcataCTGTACTTTGGACAAGACTTTggacgtttttatttttccaggctattgcacataaattaagcgagatcaccgtaaaatacgtgcgttgccgtgctacgctattttcgaggctatttttcaatattaggctCGATATTAGGCcacttgtttcacttaaaatgcataaataatgcgaaaaaaaactttcacttgctaaacgtccaatgtacagattgggtttgttttgattttttttgcactttggacatcagatgagagcgaccgaagtaacagtcagtcatccgtaattcgaatgtgcacattggacattttgataatgctaattttttaacctcaaaataattctatttgggcaggtgtttttgtataacatagagtttaaaaagagcaataatttgttgtgataaaccggatttgtttacatttgttacattggacgaaatgaaaagtgacgcgagaattgttccttgggcagtcagcgtcagcgaaacgggtttcactttaTCATGACTATTGGTttaaacttttcatttgtagttTTCTATCAAGTATTCAAaggaaggccagcaactttgaatgcaaataaattgaatatgagtaacattttctacaatgcaacgcatattaaagtaaACCTAGTCAATAtggacaaatcgtgcctgactttctgccgtcgtcaattgaaacagtcaccaacatgaactgaagcttgcttgaaacgttctgttcaacaaatgaagcaaggcACTTCATgtgtgaagcgaaggtaagagaaagtcagtttcattcaTTTGTTTCGACAATGCCGGGCCCTGTTTATAGCTGATATTATTCAagctgtggctgaactatggtttaggtttagaaatgaaaaccttttttcaactcttaaacatctagtgattttatcaagcttcagactTGTTAAAAGCTGCGATGAAGCttaattgagcttgctgacgtttatcgtacgcacacatcgacgcgcgatttgttgctgctgttgttagattttacacgtttgtttttgttttcccccagttataccccggtaaaaaaacatacgtttgagtgataaacgataagtttttgtagccttttgcactgggcttagcaagctctattgttacttgggaaaaatTAGATTATTATCATCCTAAAGAGTGGATATTTATCACGTCTACAGCCAgactatttttgattaataaactattCCAAAGATTACTGACTatcaccacagactaacagacgtaacacttcgaacaaattttccaactaaacatcgtttcaatgacacccctaaaacctAGAAAAAActctagcatcacctggtgcagtcttcgcactACGCAGAATagtttgctataaatttagcaatgctataaatttacttgtatattatctgccaACGGCGCCAGCGCAGTCGAGcgacgttctcgcgcagcgactctTATTtaagtcttggcttaagcgaaaatttgaaaagaacgtttttattgacgatggaatgaggcttcagtgttacgtcgtTAGTCTGTgctatcactgacgaactgacatgacatagaagaaaatgctttaaaaactaTCGTCCTACACTTTTTGCCTGCACAatgcaccctctgttatgcatgttacgAAGTAGCTTTTACTTGGATGGTTTTATACCGTAaggtttttatatttgtatggtTTCATACTAAAAACTCGAGTGACGCGGTGTGGACATgtcgcgaaacatgcttttttgaaaaatgagtaattctcaaggggtcggtcactcggcacagccgtttttatgttaggcgacttgaaacgaac contains these protein-coding regions:
- the LOC128732530 gene encoding DNA-directed RNA polymerase I subunit RPA12, coding for MEGSYTPGFCPECGSILPLLRMTGNVTCYSCHKSYNEAVFGSMNMEYTIRFNSYENKKSSKQDTAADEDADGPIVSRRCPNCANGQMSYATLQLRSADEGQTVFFTCTKCKFKESENS